A stretch of the Microcebus murinus isolate Inina chromosome 6, M.murinus_Inina_mat1.0, whole genome shotgun sequence genome encodes the following:
- the INSM2 gene encoding insulinoma-associated protein 2, giving the protein MPRGFLVKRTKRTGGSYRVRLAERVFPLLGPQVAPPFLEEAPAPSLPDVEPPTQEEPGKGLTAEAARELSGSPCRVAGVSPGAGGREGAERRADGREGPGPGSGPSPSPTKPVGTELRRAFLERCLSSPVSAESFPGGAAAVAAFSCSVAPAAAPTSGEQFLLPLRAPFPEPALQPDPAPLSATLHGLKRAPGGERRAKIPPGCTSGTAAAGIKKPKAMRKLSFADEVTTSPVLGLKIKEEEPGAPSRGLGGSRTPLGEFICQLCKEQYADPFALAQHRCSRIVRVEYRCPECDKVFSCPANLASHRRWHKPRPAAANAATVSSTDGKPPPSSSSCSPESGAIASFLAEKENSRIERTADQHPQARDSSGADQHQDSAPHQGLQVLMHPERPLPQGPYTEGVFGRRVPVPGSTSGGGGPEIFVCPYCHKKFRRQAYLRKHLGTHEAGSARTLAPGFGSERGAPLAFACPLCGAHFPSADIREKHRLWHAVREELLLPALAGAPSETPGPGGASDGSAQQIFSCKHCPSTFFSSPGLTRHINKYHPSESRQVLLLQMPLRPGC; this is encoded by the coding sequence ATGCCAAGGGGCTTCCTGGTGAAGCGAACTAAACGGACAGGCGGCTCGTACCGAGTGCGCCTAGCCGAGCGGGTCTTCCCTCTGCTGGGGCCCCAGGTGGCGCCGCCCTTCCTGGAGGAGGCTCCTGCCCCCTCCTTGCCAGATGTGGAGCCCCCCACCCAGGAGGAGCCCGGAAAGGGGCTGACGGCTGAGGCGGCCCGGGAACTGTCGGGGTCGCCCTGTCGGGTGGCCGGGGTGAGCCCAGGGGCTGGCGGGCGGGAAGGTGCAGAGAGGAGGGCGGATGGCAGAGAGGGTCCTGGGCCCGGGTCCGGGCCCAGCCCCAGTCCCACGAAGCCAGTGGGCACGGAGCTGCGTCGGGCGTTCCTGGAGCGCTGCCTCAGCTCGCCCGTCTCTGCCGAGTCCTTTCCTGGGGGTGCCGCCGCGGTGGCCGCTTTCTCCTGCTCGGTGGCGCCAGCAGCAGCACCGACCTCAGGGGAGCAGTTCCTGCTGCCGCTCCGGGCACCGTTCCCAGAGCCCGCGCTCCAGCCGGACCCCGCGCCCCTCTCGGCCACCCTGCACGGCCTGAAGCGGGCCCCCGGTGGTGAGCGCCGCGCCAAGATACCTCCCGGCTGCACTTCGGGAACTGCGGCCGCGGGAATCAAGAAGCCAAAGGCTATGAGGAAGTTGAGCTTTGCTGATGAGGTGACCACGTCCCCTGTTCTGGGCCTGAAGATCAAGGAGGAGGAGCCCGGGGCGCCGTCCCGGGGCTTGGGGGGCAGCCGCACGCCGCTGGGAGAGTTCATCTGCCAGCTGTGCAAGGAACAGTACGCAGACCCCTTTGCACTGGCCCAGCATCGATGCTCCCGCATCGTGCGCGTCGAGTACCGCTGCCCTGAGTGCGACAAGGTCTTCAGCTGTCCTGCGAACCTTGCCTCTCATCGCCGCTGGCACAAGCCGCGTCCCGCAGCTGCAAACGCTGCCACAGTCTCCTCCACCGACGGGAAGCCGCCTCCGTCATCGTCTTCGTGCTCCCCGGAATCCGGTGCCATTGCGTCTTTTCTGGCGGAGAAGGAGAACAGCCGGATAGAGCGAACTGCAGATCAGCACCCGCAAGCCAGGGACAGCTCCGGGGCAGATCAGCACCAGGACAGCGCCCCGCACCAGGGCCTTCAGGTGCTCATGCACCCAGAGCGCCCACTGCCCCAGGGTCCGTATACGGAGGGGGTGTTTGGGCGCCGGGTGCCTGTGCCAGGCAGTACCAGTGGTGGCGGGGGACCCGAGATCTTCGTGTGTCCATATTGCCACAAAAAGTTCCGTCGCCAAGCCTATCTGCGTAAGCACTTGGGCACTCATGAGGCAGGCTCGGCCCGTACACTAGCCCCGGGTTTTGGCTCCGAACGCGGCGCCCCACTTGCCTTCGCTTGCCCGTTGTGTGGGGCGCACTTCCCGTCCGCAGATATCAGGGAGAAACACCGGCTGTGGCATGCTGTCCGCGAGGAGCTGCTTCTGCCTGCTCTGGCAGGGGCTCCTTCCGAAACACCCGGCCCAGGCGGGGCATCTGACGGGAGTGCTCAGCAAATTTTCTCTTGCAAGCACTGCCCGTCCACTTTTTTTAGCTCCCCGGGGCTCACCCGGCACATCAATAAGTACCATCCCTCAGAAAGTCGGCAGGTATTGTTGCTGCAAATGCCACTGAGGCCTGGCTGCTGA